GCCGGGGGCATGGCTTTGGATAAACGTGCGCACCAAAGGCGATTGTTGGTGCTCAACTCGGAGTCGTGGTGCGGGTAGTAAATGCCATCGATCAGCAACAGCATCAAGTCGCGTTGTTCCGCAGACGCCAATACCATCTTCAGCAGAGCGGGTGACGGTTGAATCGGCAAGCATGGCGTGATGCCCAGGGCTAGACTGATCAGTTCATGCCTGCTACGGCACAGTGCTTTTGCTGCGGCGGAGTTGAGGTCAAAGGCGCCCCATTGGTGCCGTGACTGATCCCATGGGCAGGCCCACCAGTAAACCCACGCGTGAAGCTCATGCATGGGATTCGGTCGTTTTTGCAACCATCGCTGGCGTATCGGACGGCATCACCTGCGGTCGCCGGGCTTTTTGCAGCCACCACATTGCTGCGACGCCCGCCAGCGCAATTGAGATGAGCATCACCGCCAATGTGACTTGCCAGAAAAACAGGTCGGATTCGGGCACCATAAATGCCCCCAGATAGACCAGGCGCTCCCGTTCGATGTAGGCCGCTGCCGGCACAAAAGTCACGGTGAGCTTCTGAGGGTTATTCACGGTGTCTGTCATGCCTGGGATGCTGCCGGCAACCAGCCTGCGAACACGTGGACTTATATTGTCAGGTTCCAGTCTTGGATCGTATTTGATAAAGACCGAAGCCGAGGCAGGTTGCACGGGTTCGCCGGGCGCTATCCTTTCAGGCAGCACGACATGGACACGGGCAATAACGACGCCGTCAATGTTGGATAAGGTAGCCTCCAATTCCTGGGATAATGCGTAGATGTAACGGGCTCGCTCTTCCAATGGCGTCGAGATGACACCCTCTTTTCGGAAGATCTCGCCCAGCGTCGAGCGTGCAGCCTTTGGCAGTCCGACCGCTTCCAGCGTTCGTACTGCGCGGGCAATGTCGCTGGATTGGACGCGAACCACGACACCGTCTTTTTCCAACGACTTCTGGGCGCGGATTTGTTTGTCTGCCAGCGCCGCGATCACATCATTGGCTTCCTGCTCGGACAATTGCCGGTAAAGATCAATGCGCTCCCCGCAGCCGCTCAGTAACAACGTCAGCGCGAGGAGTAAACAAGTGAGGTGGCGGTTGCGCATACACGACCTACTGAAGATTGGTGGTTTTTTCTATCATCGAGGAACAGTGTTTTATGATCTTGACCGCCACGGTCAGTATTTCTTTACTCTCGACCAAGGCCTGCGGAACCTGAGCTGACTTAATGGAATAGTCCTTCTTGACCAAGTCGTTCAGACCTTTGGAGGCAGCGTCAAATTTCTGCTTCAAGTGAACGGATTGTTCAGCCAGGAAATGCGTGCCAATGGCAGGTGCTCCCTGCCTGACAGGTTCGCCGACGGCCAACTCGGAGGAAAAAAAATGGCTGTCCAGCGAGGAGGTGCTGGAGGCGGTCGTTATTCCATTTTCCTGGGTGGCCATTCGAGTCTCTGGTGCCCACTCAATTTTAGAGATCATAGGAAGCTCCGTGAGTACTAGTGGGGGAGAGAACTGCCTCCTGGAAACAACAAAGGAGGCAGTAAGTCTGGCGTTTAGGCTTTCGCCTGACCGATTTGCTGCATCACTTTGTTTGAATATTCCATATCAATACCGTCTTTCGTCTGTTTAAGGTTTTGCGCATTTTTTTCTCGCATCAGCTGATCACTTATTGCTTTCGTCGTCGTGTTGTCAACGCCGCCGCCGAATGACTGAAAAGGGTTACCAATAGGATTAGACATAGTGAGTACCTTTACTGATAGCGTAGGTTGATGGCACATCAGGCGGGTATTCCTGCCTGATAGCTAGCGAGCTGAAGCTCGTGAAATATGTGGCAAAGTAACGCCAGAAGGTTCCTAAATCAGGATTTCAAGATGTTTCTATGCATATGTAACAGTTTTCAATCCAGACAGCGCAATATGTTCAGGTGCTTCAATCGATAATAGAGTGTTCGCTTGGACGTTCCGAGCTCTAATGCTGCACGCTCCACGCAGTAGTCATGGCGTTTTAGCGCGGCTTCTATGAGCGTTTTTTCTATTTGTTGCAGTCTTCCCCTCAAACTTTGCGAATTCTCATCCCCTGCGGGCTCGCAAAGTGGCGTCAGTCCCAGCACAAAACGTTTGGCGGCAGATCGCAGCTCGCGTATGTTGCCAAGCCAGGTATGGCATAGCAGTTGCTGAATTAATGCGCCGGATGGTGTTGGCGCGGTGTAATTAAAATGTTCTGCCTCCTGGCGAACCATACTCAAAAACAGTGGGATAATTCGTTCCTGTCGGTCTCGTAGAGGCGTTAGATTGATGCTGACGACATTGAGGCGGTAATAGAGGTCGCGCCGAAAGGTGCCGCGTTCGACCATGTCGCCAAGTGATTGTTGGGCAGATGCAATGACGCGCATATCAACGGGGATAAAGCGCGTCGAGCCCAGTCGTTCGACACCCCGAGATTCCAGTACACGCAAAAGTTTCGCTTGCAGCGACAGCGGCATACTGTCGACCTCATCCAGATACAGAGTGCCCAAGTGAGCGGCCTCGATGAACCCCGCACGGGATTGGACCGCACCGGTGTAGGCGCCACTGTTCACACCGAATAACTGGCCTTCCGCGAGGCTTTCGGGAATGGCGGCACAGTTCACGGCAACGAAGTTGCCCTGACGGCCGGATAAACGATGAATTTGTTGGGCCAGTGTGTCTTTGCCCGTGCCGGTTTCACCCAGTAACAGAATGTCTATTTTAAGAGGAGCCGTGCTCTTTAGAGTTTGTTCAATGTCTGTACTTTCAATGAGTGGGTGGGCAACTTCGCTGTCCTTTTGAAGGGCCGCCATGATGTGAGTGCTCCGTTGTTGCGTTCAAATCGTTGTTGATGGGGCTGCCTGTAAGTTCGGGCCACTGGAACGTAAATGATAAGGAGAGTATGGGGGATTGAATAAGAAAAGTGATCTGGTTGTGATAGAAATCAAGGTGAGCGAAATGTATGTCTTGTGCAAGCCTTTTTCTCATTAGAGGGTGGGATGTTGAGTAGGATAAGTCTTAAACTTTAACTTTTGCTATTTATAAGTATTGAAAGTGGAAGTAGCACCCACAAAAAAGCCGATGCATTGCATCGGCTTTTTCTTACATATGAAGTTGCGTTGCGGCTTATACGTTGAACCTGAAGTGCATCACATCACCATCCTTGACAATGTATTCCTTACCTTCCAAGCGCCACTTACCGGCTTCCTTGGCACCGGCCTCACCCTTGTACTGGATGAAGTCGTTGTAAGCGATCACCTCGGCACGGATAAAGCCTTTTTCAAAGTCGGTGTGGATCACGCCAGCAGCCTGTGGCGCGGTGGCACCGACCTTCACGGTCCACGCGCGCACTTCTTCTACACCGGCGGTGAAATAGGTCTGCAGGTGCAGCATTTCGTAACCGGCGCGGATCACGCGGTTCAGGCCAGGCTCTTCCAGGCCCAGGGCCTCGAGGAACATGTCTTTTTCTTCGCCATCGTCCAGCTCGGCGATTTCCGCTTCAATCTTGTTGCATACCGGTACAACGATCGCACCTTCTTCGTCGGCGATGGCTTTGACCACATCCAGCAGCGGATTGTTTTCGAAGCCGTCTTCAGCAACGTTGGCGATGTACATTACCGGCTTGGTGGTCAGCAGGTGGAAGCCCTTGATTACCGCTTTTTCGTCGGTGCTCATGTTCTTCATCAAGCTGCGCGCAGGCTTGCCTTCGGTGAAGTGAGCGATCAACTGCTCCAGCAGGCCCTTCTGGACCACTGCATCCTTGTCACCGCCCTTGGCGTTACGCGCGACTTTCTGCAGTTGCTTTTCGCAGCTGTCGAGGTCGGCGAAGATCAGTTCCAGGTCGATAATCTCGATGTCGCGCTTGGGGTCGACGCTGTTGGAGACATGAATCACGTTCTCGTCTTCAAAGCAGCGGACCACGTGGGCGATGGCATCGGTCTCACGGATGTTGGCGAGGAACTTGTTGCCCAGGCCTTCACCTTTCGAGGCGCCGGCTACCAGGCCGGCAATGTCGACGAATTCCATGGTGGTCGGCAGGATGCGCTTGGGGTTGACGATGGCCGCCAACGCCGCCAGGCGCGGGTCAGGCATGGCCACGATACCGCTGTTGGGCTCGATGGTGCAGAAGGGGAAGTTCTCCGCTGCGATACCGGACTTGGTCAGGGCGTTGAACAGGGTGGATTTGCCGACGTTGGGAAGGCCGACGATGCCGCAATTGAATCCCATGGTGTTTCCCCTCGGTAAAAGTCAGGCCTTCTGGCTGTGCAGGTTTTTCATCGCACGGTTCCATTCACCGGCGAAGATATCCGGCAGCACGCCGAGGGCAAAATCGATGCT
This genomic stretch from Pseudomonas orientalis harbors:
- the sctJ gene encoding type III secretion system inner membrane ring lipoprotein SctJ; this encodes MRNRHLTCLLLALTLLLSGCGERIDLYRQLSEQEANDVIAALADKQIRAQKSLEKDGVVVRVQSSDIARAVRTLEAVGLPKAARSTLGEIFRKEGVISTPLEERARYIYALSQELEATLSNIDGVVIARVHVVLPERIAPGEPVQPASASVFIKYDPRLEPDNISPRVRRLVAGSIPGMTDTVNNPQKLTVTFVPAAAYIERERLVYLGAFMVPESDLFFWQVTLAVMLISIALAGVAAMWWLQKARRPQVMPSDTPAMVAKTTESHA
- a CDS encoding sigma 54-interacting transcriptional regulator; its protein translation is MAALQKDSEVAHPLIESTDIEQTLKSTAPLKIDILLLGETGTGKDTLAQQIHRLSGRQGNFVAVNCAAIPESLAEGQLFGVNSGAYTGAVQSRAGFIEAAHLGTLYLDEVDSMPLSLQAKLLRVLESRGVERLGSTRFIPVDMRVIASAQQSLGDMVERGTFRRDLYYRLNVVSINLTPLRDRQERIIPLFLSMVRQEAEHFNYTAPTPSGALIQQLLCHTWLGNIRELRSAAKRFVLGLTPLCEPAGDENSQSLRGRLQQIEKTLIEAALKRHDYCVERAALELGTSKRTLYYRLKHLNILRCLD
- the ychF gene encoding redox-regulated ATPase YchF, giving the protein MGFNCGIVGLPNVGKSTLFNALTKSGIAAENFPFCTIEPNSGIVAMPDPRLAALAAIVNPKRILPTTMEFVDIAGLVAGASKGEGLGNKFLANIRETDAIAHVVRCFEDENVIHVSNSVDPKRDIEIIDLELIFADLDSCEKQLQKVARNAKGGDKDAVVQKGLLEQLIAHFTEGKPARSLMKNMSTDEKAVIKGFHLLTTKPVMYIANVAEDGFENNPLLDVVKAIADEEGAIVVPVCNKIEAEIAELDDGEEKDMFLEALGLEEPGLNRVIRAGYEMLHLQTYFTAGVEEVRAWTVKVGATAPQAAGVIHTDFEKGFIRAEVIAYNDFIQYKGEAGAKEAGKWRLEGKEYIVKDGDVMHFRFNV